In one Streptomyces sp. T12 genomic region, the following are encoded:
- a CDS encoding PP2C family protein-serine/threonine phosphatase, translating into MILTVLIAGLAFSTSREIAVSRLLPAAPALAAAMWPVLPTILLGAFCLLTMIVLSFFYTDLGTQYTSAAIVAVTLAAAYGSHVRLQREEILFHVRLVADAAQKVLLRPLPHRIEDVEIESLYLAAQEQARIGGDFYEAMGTPHGVRLLIGDVRGKGLSAVGAASAVISCFREAAYDEPDLKGIIHRLETTITRHSAAFPVPDQPEHFATALLAEIPHGGGHIRLLNCGHPPPLITRCGKVEVLEPAIPSPPLNLAALIGDRYWVDVVAFAPGDQVLLYTDGVSETRNRAGQFFPLSDWMQQQGPEHPRELLDRLHRDLLQHSGGRLDDDVAALALRCSSAQDRGAVGIEG; encoded by the coding sequence GTGATCCTGACCGTCCTCATCGCCGGCCTGGCGTTCTCCACATCCAGGGAGATCGCCGTCAGCCGCCTTCTGCCCGCCGCACCCGCCCTGGCCGCCGCGATGTGGCCCGTGCTCCCCACGATCCTGTTGGGGGCGTTCTGCCTGCTGACCATGATCGTCCTCAGCTTCTTCTACACCGATCTGGGGACGCAGTACACGTCGGCCGCGATCGTCGCGGTCACCTTGGCGGCTGCATACGGGAGCCACGTCCGACTTCAGAGAGAGGAAATACTCTTCCACGTCCGGCTCGTCGCCGACGCGGCCCAGAAGGTGCTGCTGCGCCCGCTGCCGCACCGCATCGAGGACGTCGAGATCGAGTCGCTGTATCTGGCGGCCCAGGAGCAGGCTCGGATCGGCGGCGACTTCTATGAGGCGATGGGCACACCACACGGGGTCCGGCTGCTCATAGGCGACGTACGGGGCAAGGGCCTGTCCGCAGTGGGGGCGGCCTCGGCGGTGATCAGTTGCTTCAGGGAGGCCGCGTACGACGAGCCCGACCTGAAGGGCATCATCCACCGCCTGGAGACCACCATCACACGCCACAGCGCTGCGTTTCCCGTCCCGGACCAGCCCGAGCACTTCGCCACTGCGCTCCTCGCCGAGATCCCGCACGGCGGCGGCCACATACGACTTCTCAACTGCGGGCATCCCCCGCCGCTGATCACGCGTTGCGGGAAGGTCGAGGTCCTGGAGCCCGCCATCCCCTCCCCGCCCCTCAACCTCGCAGCGCTCATCGGTGACCGCTACTGGGTCGACGTCGTCGCCTTCGCCCCGGGTGACCAGGTGCTGCTCTACACGGACGGCGTATCGGAGACCCGGAATCGCGCCGGCCAGTTCTTCCCGCTGTCGGACTGGATGCAGCAGCAGGGCCCGGAGCACCCCCGCGAGCTGCTCGACCGGCTGCATCGGGATCTGCTCCAGCACAGCGGCGGCAGACTCGACGACGACGTCGCTGCCCTCGCGCTCAGGTGCTCCAGCGCGCAGGATCGGGGAGCCGTCGGCATAGAGGGCTGA
- a CDS encoding flavin reductase family protein: protein MDEFIGRLNPDMCVVTAAVGGERAGCLVGFASQCSIRPVRFVVWLSEANHTFRVARSAQVLAVHLLAREQRSVAELFGGRTGDQEDKFRYVRWREGHGGAVVLQDAPAWFVGRIVTRVGGGDHIGFVLNPVEWGERKAYQGLLLRLDDARTISPGHPVD, encoded by the coding sequence ATGGACGAGTTCATCGGACGGCTGAACCCCGACATGTGTGTGGTCACGGCCGCGGTGGGCGGCGAACGGGCCGGCTGCCTGGTCGGGTTCGCCTCGCAGTGCTCCATCAGGCCGGTGCGGTTCGTGGTCTGGCTCTCGGAGGCCAACCACACCTTCCGGGTGGCACGGTCCGCGCAGGTCCTGGCCGTGCACCTGCTGGCCCGCGAACAGCGTTCCGTGGCCGAGTTGTTCGGCGGCCGCACCGGCGACCAGGAGGACAAGTTCCGGTACGTTCGCTGGCGCGAGGGGCACGGCGGGGCCGTCGTCCTCCAGGACGCGCCGGCGTGGTTCGTAGGCCGGATCGTCACGCGCGTCGGCGGCGGTGACCACATCGGCTTCGTCCTCAACCCGGTCGAGTGGGGCGAGCGTAAGGCGTACCAGGGGTTGCTGCTGCGCCTCGACGACGCCCGTACGATCTCGCCCGGCCACCCGGTGGACTGA
- a CDS encoding SpoIIE family protein phosphatase/ATP-binding protein, with product MANRFARFRHLPVKRLISKSTRSVAGQVLVFQVALVVLLVACGVFALILQSERDTSAEAKRRSTAVAQTFAHSPGVLAALQTPDPSKILQPLTEAARRAAGVDFIVVMDTKGIRYTHPLPDRIGKRFVGEIGPSLAGKVYVESVNGPLGREVQATVPIENADSEVVALVSAGMKVKNVESQLTRQLPIILGAGAGALALSTGVTALVGRRLRRQTHSLAPDEMTLMYEHHDTVLHSVREGVLIVAADGRLILANDEARRLLELPPDVEGRLVSELPGLDPETKELLASGREATDEVHLAGERLLAVNQRPTDREGGPKGTVVTLRDSTELQAVTGRAEVARERLGLLYDAGLRIGTTLDVLRTADELARVPVPRFADFVTVDLADAVLHGEEPAPTATDMRRAAVCGIRDDNPLSEQGRLFDYLPSTPQARGYDSGRSQLVSDLPTATGWRVQDPERAKAIIDYGIHSLITAPIQARGVVLGMANFWREQDHERFNEEDLSLAEELVARAAISIDNARRYTREHTLAVTLQRSLLPQAMPEQNALDIAYRYLPAQSGVGGDWFDVIPLPGSRVALAVGDVVGHGLHAAATMGRLRTAVHNFSALDLPPDELLSHLDDLVGSIDQNEAVESAAGVVGATCLYGIYDPVTRRYVMARAGHLAPALVQPDGTVTFPDVPAGPPLGLGGMPFQTAELCLAEGAQLVLYTDGLIEDRRRDLDVGMELLRDALAGHPGRPPEETCQDVLDSLLPERPKDDVALLVARTRELPPDRIADWDVPPDPAAVAGMRDAVSRRLEAWGLSEFGFTMELILSELITNAIRYGAGPIHVRLIRDRTLICEVADGSSTSPHLRYAATTDEGGRGLFLVSQMAERWGTRYTPQGKVIWAEQALPEALRQPAPTPADGDTPPDEEAADPKTPT from the coding sequence ATGGCGAATCGTTTCGCCCGTTTTCGACACCTACCGGTCAAGCGCCTGATCAGCAAGAGCACGCGGAGCGTAGCCGGGCAGGTGTTGGTCTTCCAGGTGGCTCTGGTAGTGCTGCTCGTGGCCTGCGGCGTCTTCGCCCTCATCCTGCAGTCGGAACGGGACACCAGCGCCGAGGCCAAGCGCCGCTCCACGGCCGTGGCGCAGACCTTCGCGCACTCACCAGGCGTCCTGGCGGCATTGCAGACCCCGGATCCGAGCAAGATTCTCCAGCCGCTCACCGAGGCGGCACGCCGGGCCGCCGGCGTCGACTTCATCGTGGTCATGGACACCAAGGGCATCCGGTACACGCACCCATTGCCTGACCGCATCGGAAAGCGGTTCGTGGGCGAGATCGGACCGTCGCTGGCGGGGAAGGTCTACGTGGAGAGCGTCAACGGCCCCCTCGGTCGCGAGGTGCAGGCCACGGTCCCGATCGAGAACGCCGACAGCGAGGTGGTGGCCCTCGTCTCGGCCGGGATGAAGGTCAAGAACGTCGAGAGTCAGTTGACCCGGCAACTACCGATCATCCTGGGCGCCGGGGCCGGAGCGCTCGCGTTGTCCACCGGTGTGACCGCACTGGTGGGCAGGCGGCTGCGAAGGCAGACACACAGCCTGGCCCCGGACGAGATGACCCTGATGTACGAGCACCACGACACGGTGCTCCACTCCGTTCGGGAAGGGGTACTGATCGTGGCCGCCGACGGGCGGCTGATCTTGGCGAACGACGAGGCCAGACGACTGCTGGAGCTGCCCCCGGACGTCGAGGGGCGGCTCGTCTCGGAACTTCCGGGCCTCGATCCCGAGACGAAGGAGCTGCTCGCCTCCGGACGCGAGGCCACCGACGAGGTGCACCTCGCGGGAGAGCGGCTGCTCGCCGTCAACCAGCGGCCCACGGATCGCGAGGGAGGCCCCAAGGGAACGGTGGTGACGCTGCGCGACTCCACCGAGCTGCAGGCGGTGACCGGCAGGGCGGAGGTGGCGCGGGAGCGGCTCGGGCTGCTGTACGACGCCGGACTGCGCATCGGTACCACCCTGGACGTGCTGCGCACCGCCGACGAGTTGGCGCGGGTCCCCGTTCCTCGCTTCGCGGACTTCGTCACCGTGGATCTGGCCGACGCCGTCCTGCACGGCGAGGAGCCGGCCCCCACGGCGACGGACATGCGACGCGCGGCCGTGTGCGGCATCCGGGACGACAATCCGCTCTCCGAACAGGGCCGGCTTTTCGACTATCTCCCCTCCACGCCCCAGGCGCGCGGCTACGACAGCGGCCGCTCCCAGTTGGTGAGCGATCTGCCGACCGCCACGGGCTGGCGCGTGCAGGACCCGGAACGCGCCAAGGCGATCATTGACTACGGCATCCATTCCCTCATCACCGCCCCCATCCAGGCCCGTGGCGTCGTTCTGGGCATGGCCAACTTCTGGCGCGAGCAAGACCATGAGCGCTTCAACGAGGAGGACCTGTCGCTGGCGGAGGAACTGGTGGCCCGTGCCGCGATCAGCATCGACAATGCCCGCCGCTACACCCGCGAGCACACCCTGGCAGTCACCCTCCAGCGCAGCCTGCTGCCGCAGGCCATGCCCGAGCAGAACGCCCTCGACATCGCCTACCGCTACCTCCCCGCCCAGTCGGGCGTGGGCGGAGACTGGTTCGACGTGATTCCCCTGCCGGGCAGCCGGGTGGCGCTGGCCGTCGGCGATGTGGTCGGCCACGGCCTGCACGCCGCCGCCACGATGGGACGGCTGCGGACCGCGGTGCACAACTTCTCCGCCCTCGATCTGCCACCCGACGAGCTGCTGAGCCATCTGGACGACCTGGTCGGGAGCATCGACCAGAACGAGGCGGTGGAGAGTGCGGCGGGCGTCGTGGGCGCCACGTGCCTGTACGGGATCTACGACCCGGTGACGCGCCGCTACGTCATGGCGCGTGCGGGGCATCTGGCGCCCGCGCTGGTCCAGCCTGACGGAACCGTCACCTTCCCGGACGTGCCGGCCGGTCCGCCCCTGGGCCTCGGCGGCATGCCGTTCCAGACCGCGGAACTGTGCCTCGCCGAGGGCGCCCAGCTCGTCCTGTACACCGACGGCCTCATCGAGGACCGCAGACGCGACCTGGACGTGGGCATGGAACTGCTGCGCGATGCGCTGGCGGGCCACCCCGGACGGCCACCCGAGGAGACCTGCCAGGACGTGCTGGACAGCCTGCTCCCCGAGCGTCCCAAGGACGACGTCGCCCTGCTCGTCGCCCGCACGCGGGAACTACCGCCCGACCGGATCGCCGACTGGGACGTACCACCGGACCCGGCCGCCGTCGCGGGTATGCGCGACGCTGTCTCGCGAAGGCTCGAAGCATGGGGCCTGTCAGAGTTCGGCTTCACCATGGAGCTCATCCTGAGCGAGCTCATCACCAACGCCATCCGCTACGGCGCCGGGCCGATCCACGTGCGGCTGATCCGCGACCGTACGCTGATCTGCGAGGTGGCCGACGGCAGCAGCACCTCACCGCATCTGCGGTACGCCGCGACGACGGACGAGGGAGGCCGGGGCCTGTTCCTGGTGTCGCAGATGGCTGAGCGCTGGGGCACCCGGTACACCCCGCAGGGCAAGGTGATCTGGGCCGAACAGGCCCTGCCGGAGGCCCTCCGGCAGCCCGCCCCGACACCGGCCGACGGGGACACGCCCCCGGACGAAGAGGCAGCCGACCCGAAAACCCCGACGTGA
- a CDS encoding acyl-CoA dehydrogenase family protein, whose amino-acid sequence MADQLLFNPRTYDPAHFDPETRRLLRATVDWFEERGKGRLIEDYRTRAWLGDFLAFAAKENLFATFLTPSSAAGEGEPDKRWDTARIAALNEILGFYGLDYWYAWQVTILGLGPVWQSDNAAARSRAAELLSQGEVFAFGLSEKAHGADIYSTDMLLEPDGNGGFRATGSKYYIGNGNAAGLVSVFGRRTDVEGPDGYVFFAADSRHPAYHLVKNVVDSSKFVSEFRLEDYPVAAEDVLHTGRAAFDAALNTVNVGKFNLCTASIGICEHAMYEAVTHAHNRILYGRPVTAFPHVRRELTDAYVRLVGMKYFSDRAVDYFRSAGPDDRRYLLFNPMTKMKVTTEGEKVIDLMWDVIAAKGFEKDNYFGQAAVEIRGLPKLEGTVHVNLALILKFMRGHLLDPIEYPAVPTRLDAADDDFLFRQGPARGLGSVRFHDWRPAFDAYTHLPNVTRLREQADALCAFVATAAPDAEQSRDLDLLLAVGQLFALVVHGQLVLEQAALTGLDEDVLDELFAVLVRDFSAHALELHGKDSATEQQQEWALGSIRRPVVDEARTQRVWQRVEALSGTYEMAP is encoded by the coding sequence ATGGCTGACCAACTGCTGTTCAACCCGCGCACCTACGACCCCGCACACTTCGACCCCGAAACGCGTCGCTTGCTGCGTGCCACCGTCGACTGGTTCGAGGAGCGCGGGAAGGGGCGGCTGATCGAGGACTACCGGACCCGTGCGTGGCTTGGCGACTTCCTCGCCTTCGCAGCGAAGGAGAACCTGTTCGCCACCTTCCTGACCCCGTCGTCCGCCGCAGGGGAAGGTGAACCGGACAAGCGGTGGGACACCGCCCGGATCGCCGCGCTCAACGAGATCCTGGGCTTCTACGGTCTGGACTACTGGTACGCCTGGCAGGTCACGATCCTCGGCCTCGGTCCGGTCTGGCAGAGCGACAACGCCGCCGCCCGCTCCCGCGCCGCTGAACTCCTCAGCCAGGGAGAGGTGTTCGCGTTCGGCCTGTCCGAGAAGGCCCACGGCGCCGACATCTACTCCACCGACATGCTGCTCGAGCCCGACGGCAACGGTGGCTTCCGGGCCACCGGCTCCAAGTACTACATCGGCAACGGCAACGCCGCAGGACTCGTCTCCGTCTTCGGCCGCCGTACCGACGTCGAGGGCCCCGACGGCTACGTGTTCTTCGCCGCCGACAGCCGTCACCCGGCCTACCACCTGGTCAAGAACGTCGTCGACTCGTCCAAGTTCGTCAGCGAGTTCCGCCTGGAGGACTACCCCGTAGCAGCCGAGGACGTCCTGCACACCGGCCGCGCGGCCTTCGACGCCGCGCTCAATACCGTCAACGTCGGCAAGTTCAACCTGTGCACCGCCTCGATCGGCATCTGCGAGCACGCGATGTACGAGGCCGTCACCCACGCCCACAACCGCATCCTCTACGGCCGCCCCGTCACCGCCTTCCCGCATGTGCGGCGCGAGTTGACCGACGCGTACGTCAGGCTCGTCGGCATGAAGTACTTCAGCGACCGCGCTGTCGACTACTTCCGCTCCGCCGGCCCCGACGACCGTCGCTACCTGCTCTTCAACCCGATGACGAAGATGAAGGTGACCACGGAGGGCGAGAAGGTCATCGACCTGATGTGGGACGTCATCGCGGCCAAGGGCTTCGAGAAGGACAACTACTTCGGCCAGGCGGCCGTGGAGATCCGCGGGCTGCCGAAGCTGGAGGGTACGGTCCACGTCAACCTGGCGCTGATCCTGAAGTTCATGCGCGGCCATCTCCTCGACCCGATCGAGTACCCCGCCGTCCCGACCCGCCTCGACGCGGCCGACGACGACTTCCTGTTCCGGCAGGGACCGGCCCGCGGCCTCGGCTCGGTGCGCTTCCACGACTGGCGGCCCGCCTTCGACGCGTACACGCACCTGCCCAACGTGACCCGCTTGCGTGAACAGGCCGACGCGCTCTGCGCGTTCGTCGCCACGGCCGCCCCCGACGCGGAGCAGAGCCGCGACCTCGACCTCCTCCTCGCGGTCGGTCAGCTCTTCGCCCTCGTCGTGCACGGGCAGCTCGTCCTGGAGCAGGCCGCCCTGACCGGACTCGACGAGGACGTGCTCGACGAACTCTTCGCCGTCCTCGTGCGGGACTTCTCCGCGCACGCCCTCGAACTGCACGGCAAGGACTCGGCGACCGAACAGCAGCAGGAGTGGGCGCTGGGTTCGATCCGGCGGCCGGTCGTCGACGAGGCACGCACACAGCGGGTCTGGCAGCGGGTCGAGGCACTGTCCGGCACGTACGAGATGGCCCCGTAA
- the katG gene encoding catalase/peroxidase HPI — MSGSESENPAISSPTPTQTRPRTNRDWWPNQLDLQILHQHSSRSNPMDEDFDYAREFATLDLDALKRDVFEVMTTSQDWWPADYGHYGPLFIRMSWHAAGTYRVADGRGGGGSGAQRFAPLNSWPDNASLDKARRLLWPVKQKYGRQISWADLLVFAGNCAMESMGFRTFGFGFGREDIWEPEEIFWGPEDIWLGDERYSGDRELATPFGAVQMGLIYVNPEGPNGNPDPMAAARDIRETFGRMAMNDEETVALIVGGHTFGKCHGAVDPQYIGPEPEAGPIEQQGLGWRNTYGSGKGADTLTSGLEGAWTSEPTRWDNGYLDNLFRYDWELTTSPAGAKQWTPTDPSAKSTVPDAHDPSKRHAPMMLTTDLALKLDPVYGPIAKSFHENPDKLAEAFAKAWYKLLHRDMGPVTRYLGPWVPEPQLWQDPVPEVDHELIADADITALKGSIVASGLSISQLVTTAWAAAASFRGTDKRGGANGARIRLAPQRDWEVNNLPEVAEALRKLEQIQQDFNLSRAGGAKVSLADLIVLGGCAAVEQAAKNAGYDITVPFAPGRTDASQEQTDVESFAVLEPRADGFRNYLRAGEKLSPETLLLDRANLLTLTAPEMTVLIGGMRALNTGFKRSPHGVFTRRPEALTNDFFVNLLDMGTQWKASASDENVFEGRDRATGELKWTATAVDLIFGSHSQLRAVSEVYASQDAGEKFVRDFVAAWNKVMNLDRFDLS, encoded by the coding sequence GTGTCCGGCAGCGAAAGCGAGAACCCAGCAATCTCCTCCCCGACCCCCACGCAGACTCGGCCCAGGACAAACCGGGACTGGTGGCCGAATCAGCTGGACCTTCAGATTCTCCACCAGCACTCGTCCCGCTCCAATCCGATGGACGAGGACTTCGACTACGCGAGAGAGTTCGCGACCCTCGACCTCGACGCGCTGAAGCGAGACGTCTTCGAGGTGATGACGACGTCGCAGGACTGGTGGCCCGCCGACTACGGCCACTACGGGCCGCTCTTCATCCGGATGAGTTGGCACGCCGCGGGCACGTACCGTGTCGCCGATGGCCGGGGCGGTGGCGGCAGCGGCGCTCAGCGCTTCGCCCCGCTCAACAGTTGGCCGGACAACGCGAGCCTCGACAAGGCGCGCCGTTTGCTCTGGCCGGTCAAGCAGAAGTACGGCCGGCAAATCTCCTGGGCCGACCTTCTGGTCTTCGCCGGCAACTGTGCCATGGAATCGATGGGGTTCAGGACGTTCGGGTTCGGCTTCGGCCGAGAGGACATCTGGGAACCCGAGGAAATCTTCTGGGGGCCCGAGGACATCTGGCTCGGAGATGAGCGCTACAGCGGCGACAGGGAACTCGCCACTCCCTTCGGTGCGGTCCAGATGGGACTGATCTACGTCAATCCTGAAGGACCCAACGGAAACCCGGATCCGATGGCCGCCGCCCGGGACATCCGCGAGACATTCGGGCGCATGGCGATGAATGACGAGGAGACGGTTGCGCTTATCGTCGGCGGCCACACATTCGGCAAGTGTCACGGCGCCGTCGATCCCCAGTACATCGGTCCGGAACCCGAGGCCGGCCCCATCGAGCAGCAGGGCCTCGGCTGGCGGAACACGTACGGCAGCGGCAAGGGCGCCGACACGCTCACCAGTGGGCTCGAGGGCGCATGGACCTCCGAGCCGACCAGGTGGGACAACGGCTACCTGGACAACCTGTTCCGGTACGACTGGGAGCTGACGACGAGCCCCGCCGGTGCCAAGCAGTGGACGCCCACGGATCCTTCGGCCAAGAGCACGGTGCCCGATGCTCATGATCCGTCGAAGAGGCACGCCCCCATGATGCTGACGACGGACCTGGCGCTGAAGCTGGATCCGGTCTACGGCCCGATCGCGAAGAGCTTCCACGAGAACCCGGACAAGCTGGCGGAAGCGTTCGCCAAGGCCTGGTACAAGCTGTTGCACCGCGACATGGGCCCCGTCACGCGCTACCTCGGCCCGTGGGTTCCCGAGCCGCAGCTTTGGCAGGATCCCGTCCCGGAGGTCGATCACGAACTCATCGCGGACGCGGACATCACTGCCCTCAAGGGCAGCATCGTCGCCTCGGGACTCTCCATCTCCCAGCTGGTCACCACCGCTTGGGCGGCGGCAGCGAGCTTCCGTGGCACCGACAAGCGTGGCGGGGCCAACGGGGCACGGATTCGACTCGCGCCGCAACGGGACTGGGAGGTCAACAACCTGCCCGAGGTGGCCGAGGCGTTGCGGAAGCTGGAGCAGATCCAGCAGGACTTCAACCTCTCACGTGCCGGCGGAGCGAAGGTCTCGCTCGCCGACCTGATCGTCCTGGGCGGGTGCGCGGCCGTCGAGCAAGCCGCGAAGAACGCCGGGTACGACATCACGGTCCCGTTCGCACCGGGGCGCACGGACGCCTCGCAGGAACAGACCGACGTGGAGTCGTTCGCCGTGCTCGAACCCAGGGCCGACGGGTTCCGCAACTACCTCCGGGCGGGAGAGAAGCTGTCGCCGGAAACCCTCCTTCTGGACCGCGCCAACCTGTTGACGCTGACCGCTCCCGAGATGACGGTGCTGATCGGCGGCATGCGGGCCCTGAACACCGGCTTCAAGCGATCCCCCCACGGCGTCTTCACCCGCCGGCCGGAGGCATTGACCAACGACTTCTTCGTCAACCTGCTCGACATGGGCACGCAGTGGAAGGCATCGGCTTCCGACGAGAACGTATTCGAAGGCCGGGATCGCGCCACGGGCGAGCTCAAATGGACCGCCACCGCGGTCGACCTCATCTTCGGTTCACACTCCCAGCTCCGAGCCGTCTCGGAGGTCTACGCGTCCCAGGACGCGGGAGAGAAGTTCGTACGTGACTTCGTGGCCGCGTGGAACAAGGTGATGAACCTCGATCGGTTCGACCTCTCCTGA